In Ahaetulla prasina isolate Xishuangbanna chromosome 6, ASM2864084v1, whole genome shotgun sequence, a single window of DNA contains:
- the PCBD1 gene encoding pterin-4-alpha-carbinolamine dehydratase codes for MAGKAHRLSGEEREQLLPNLRAVGWNEVEGRDAIYKEFHFKDFNRAFGFMTRVALQAEKLDHHPEWFNVYNKVHITLSTHECAGLSERDINLASFIEQVANTLA; via the exons ATG GCAGGAAAAGCTCACCGACTGAGCGGCGAAGAGAGAGAACAGCTCCTGCCAAATCTAAGGGCAGTAGGATGGAATGAGGTGGAAGGCAGAGATGCTATCTACAAGGAGTTCCATTTCAAGGACTTTAATCGG GCCTTTGGATTTATGACCAGAGTAGCTCTACAAGCAGAAAAACTGGATCATCATCCTGAATGGTTTAATGTTTACAACAAA gttCACATAACCTTAAGCACGCACGAGTGTGCTGGCTTATCTGAACGGGACATCAACTTGGCCAGTTTTATAGAGCAAGTTGCAAACACACTGGCCTAA